A DNA window from Ictalurus furcatus strain D&B chromosome 22, Billie_1.0, whole genome shotgun sequence contains the following coding sequences:
- the lman2lb gene encoding lectin, mannose-binding 2-like b isoform X2 → MTGLGSASSSHWDLLGNTMITPEYVRLTPDLQSRQGAVWSRIPFYIRDWELQVHFKIHGQGKKNLNGDGLALWLTRERMQIGPVFGNMNHFTGLGIFIDTYPNHENQHERLFPFISAMVGNGTVAYDHDQDGRNADLGGCQAAVRNVDYDTFVLVRYMKNTLTVMMDIEGKQEWKECVEIPGVHLPQGYYFGASSLTGDLSDNHDLISLRLFELTVERTPEELENEQEVTIPSVDYREIPVEVVDEGMSVLTRLFLFVFSVVGLVVFIVAFLFIYARWKERSRKRFY, encoded by the exons ATGACAG gtCTGGGCTCGGCAAGTTCGTCACACTGGGATTTACTGGGCAACACCATGATCACGCCCGAGTACGTCCGGCTGACTCCAGACCTGCAGAGCAGACAGGGTGCCGTGTGGAGCCGCATC ccATTTTACATCCGAGACTGGGAGCTCCAGGTGCACTTTAAGATCCACGGGCAGGGCAAGAAGAACCTGAACGGTGATGGACTGGCGCTGTGGCTGACCAGAGAACGCATGCAAATAg GCCCCGTGTTTGGGAACATGAATCATTTCACCGGCCTGGGGATTTTTATCGACACGTATCCCAACCATGAAAATCAGCACGAG agGTTATTTCCGTTTATTTCGGCGATGGTGGGAAACGGGACCGTGGCGTACGACCACGATCAGGACGGAAGGAACGCGGATCTGGGTGGCTGCCAGGCCGCCGTGCGTAACGTCGACTACGACACGTTCGTCCTGGTCAGATACATGAAGAACACGCTGACG GTGATGATGGACATAGAAGGGAAGCAGGAGTGGAAGGAGTGCGTGGAGATCCCAGGGGTCCACCTTCCTCAAGGATATTACTTCGGCGCCTCATCGCTTACTGGAGATCTGTCAG ATAACCACGACCTGATCTCCCTCAGGCTGTTTGAGCTGACAGTGGAGAGAACTCCTGAGGAGCTGGAGAACGAGCAGGAGGTGACGATACCCAGCGTGGACTACCGAGAGATTCCCG TGGAGGTGGTTGATGAAGGCATGAGCGTGCTCACTCGCCTCTTCCTGTTCGTGTTCTCTGTGGTCGGCCTCGTAGTGTTCATCGTAGCGTTTCTGTTCATCTACGCGCGCTGGAAGGAGCGCAGTCGCAAGCGCTTCTACTGA